The DNA region CCTTCTCCACCACTCATGTTACCACCAACAACTTGGATATACTCACGTCACCCATTGCTGCTAAGCTTCGAACCTTTCCACGTATTTCTTCCTTCAAGCCATGTAAGAAATACCCTTGAAACTGCTTATCTGGAAGCTTAGGAATCTGAGTTGTAAGATACTCAAATTCCGTAATGTAATCGTCGACGGTACCGCGTTGGCGGAGCTCCGTCAACTGTTCATACACATCCCCTTCACCATGTCCATCGTAACGCTCCAACAACGCAGCTCTCAATCGCTCCCATGTGAGTGGTCCCTCCGATTCAAGGAGAGCGTTGTAAAAGTGGATCGTTGGCCCCTCCATGCTCAGCTGAGCCAGGCTGACCTTGACCTCCTGTGATGTTTCCTGAACACAGAAGTACACCTCAGCTCGCGATATCCACCCTGCAGGGTCCTTGTCGTCGAAGAGTGGTAATTCCACCTTCTTCACTGATTTACAGAATTCCGCTAATGCATCCCCGTGTAATTGGTGAGTACGACGCTCCTTGTCTCCTCTTGGGCTCAGATCCAGAGTATGCGTTTGTGTTCCCGTTTTGATGCCGGAAGCACCTCCTTGATCACGGTTGACACTTGCTTCCTCTGTCTGATGGGTTTTGCCCATGGATTTCTCCATCTTCGCTACTAGCGATGTCAGGTCCTTGACCGCCGTCATAACAGCAGCCAGCGAGGATCGCATCTCTGCGAGCTCGTTCTCTAAAGCCTCAATTTTCGCCTCCATGTGAGTCACCGTTTGCTTGGTTTTCTTGGTTGGCATTCACAGGTTCCGTCGATTGGATCCGGCAGGTCGAACCAATTTGTTAGGAATCCCCAACAATGAATCACAGAAAACAGAGGATTGAACACAGAAGTATCAATGATTGTTTATTTAACTATGAAGAATTTACAGAAAGGGAATTGCAATCCGAATCTGCCCAGAGCTAAGCTCCTAAAGGAAGCATCATTGCTTCCTTGCATCATTGCTTCCTTTCCATATCACAAGTGCAAATATCTGAAGATGCCTCTCAACCTCTCCTGCACTCTCCTTATATTCAGGAACTAATACAATCATCTTCTCTCACCATTCTGTTAGATAGTTATCCCGTAATCCCTTTCTTGCCCCTTCTAGAGTAAACTCTCCATACCCTTGGGCCTGCCACCTCATTATGGACTAGAATCTCTTGTGGGTCTGCTAATGGGCCAACGTTCCTAACTGTAAGTTTTCATGTGTGGGGGAGAAAATATTTTGTAGGAAGCTACTGAAACTCGTTTTTATGAGAGGAGATATGATTCTAGGACGAAACTGGATGGAAACATACTATTAGTTTACGGGCCAAGAATATTAATAAAGCATTCATTTGTAGCCAATTAGTCTCAAAATATGACGAAAAGGCCTGCAAAGATTATTAATCCAAAGACCAGACAGCCAGATTAGAGAGATATGCACCTTGAATTTGAAAAACTCTCGAAAAAGTGGTTATAATATATGCTTTGCCCTAGTCCTAAATTAGAACTACAGATGAAAGTTGATCCCCAATGACAAGCGAACGTGCATTTTCAGGGGCAGGTTTGAGCCCTACTAAGCCTTCCACCCCCTTCTCTTCACTCGATTCAAGAATGCAGTCGAAGTCCCCTCCACTCTTCTGTTTAAAATCCATTTGGATAGATAGTATGGCTTCAGAATGTTAAGTTAAGGCTAGGAAAATAAAAGGTCTCAgtttcatggaaaattcttatATAAGCAAAGAAAAAGTGTTTGGTTTTGATTGATTTGAAATGTTTTCCCCTCTTTTTGAGGAGCTGTCTTCATAAGCTTTTATTGACAAATTGTTATAGTTATGAAGTAATTTAATTCAACCACAAATTCAATTTACAATATAAAGTAGCGTAATTGTTGCATTTTAAATTGTCTGTTGAAATAGTtccaaatttttataattttaaaatcaattttaaacaaatacccctatttcaaaaaaaaatcccatAAATCCATTCCAGGGAAATTGAGGTTGGTACATTCTTGGGTTTTCTTCAACTTACATAAATGTATTCCCACAATATATATGCACTAACGGTGTACAAAAATTAATATACACGATTAGTTAATTAAATTTCACAAAATTGTGtcacattaattaattaattaaatcaaTTCCTTACTAAGGGTTTTCCCACatggtttttcctagtaagattTTAACGAGATACTTTCTTCAGAGATGATATCTTTGGGGTAGCAGCGTGGAAGAAGGTGTTAGGCGTTTTGTTTCAACGTCTGGGGGCTATGGTTGTGTTTGGCCTTGGTTTCTAGGTTGTGAGAGCAACGACTTTTGATCTGACGTTGTATGGTAGGCTCGTCCGATTGAGTCAGTGTACGTACGCACGGTCCTCCGGTGGTCGTTACTGCTGGAGTGTATCATGAAGTTGTTGTTATTGCCCTTGAAGCTAGGTGTCGAATGCGACTGAGATGCTCGACATTGATTGCATTCGTTGTTTATAGTCGTTTGTTTGCAGTCATTGTCATTTGTAGTTGGTATTTATCATCGTTGTTTGTGGTCGTTATTTACGTCGTTGTAATTATTCCATAGTCGGGAGGATTTGTATCTCGACTTGTTATTCAATATAAAAgatttttgctttaaaaaaaaaattattccatCAAATGCTTAAAATCTAATTGACAATGCATAATAATTATTCTCGAAAATCTATGTTGTTCTCTTTTGTTGATACTCTTTTTTCTTGAAGTTAGAATTATTCATCATATATGGTGGTATATTTGGGTTGATGCTCCAATAGTGTTGTTGTTTGGATTCTGTACTATCTGGATTCATTCATTCACACTCTCACAGCTTCACACCATTGACTTGTGACTTTTCTTCCTTCATTCACTCTCTTCACTCTCTTTCACCAGATccacactcactcactcaccatTTTCCCGAGAAAATCCTCCATTTTCCATGAAAATCCTCTCACCCTAGATCCCCAAtggtcgccaccaccaccacctctgcAAAACCCGCTTCATCTCCAATGGATCTCCTTCACTCCCTCTCCCTCCCTCAATCCCTCAAGTTCAAAACCAAGCAACAAGAGCTTCTCCTCCGCGTCACCACTCTCACCCTCATCTACATCCTCGCCTTCATCACGCGCCTCTTCAGCGTCCTCCGCTACGAATCCATGATCCACGAATTCGACCCTTACTTCAACTACCGCACCACCCTCTACCTCACGCGCCACGGCTTCTCCGAGTTCTGGAACTGGTTCGACTCCGATTCATGGTACCCCCTCGGCCGCATCATCGGCGGCACGCTTTACCCTGGCCTCATGCTCACCGCCGCCGCTCTCTACAAAATCCTCCACTTCCTCCGCTTCGCTGTTCACATCCGCGAGGTCTGTGTCCTCACCGCGCCGTTCTTCGCCTCCAACACCGCCATCGTCGCGTACTTCTTCGGGAAGGAGATTTGGGACTCCGGTGCTGGGATCGTCGCCGCCGCGCTCATCGCGATCTGCCCTGGATACATCTCGCGCTCTGTTGCTGGGTCGTATGACAATGAAGGGGTGGCGATCTTTGCTCTGCTTCTCACGTTTTACCTGTTTGTGAAGGCGGTGAACACTGGGTCGCTGGCGTGGTCGCTGGCTTCGGCGTTTGGGTATTTCTACATGGTTTCGGCGTGGGGTGGTTACGTTTTTATCATCAATTTGGTGCCGCTTTATGTGTTGGTGTTGTTGGTTACTGGGAGATACTCGTTGAGGCTTTATGTTGCTTATAATTGTGTGTATGTGTTGGGAATGTTGCTTGCCATGCAGATTAGGTTTGTGGGGTTCCAGCATGTTCAATCTGGGGAGCACATGGCTGCTATGGGAGTGTTTTTCCTGCTTCAGGTTACTTGCATTCACCTTGTTGAGTTTATTTTTATCAGTTTTTAGAAATGGTAGAGAATTTTATAACAAGCTTCTTGCTATATTGATGTGTGTGCATGTGCTTTGAGGAGCTTGGATTGGGTATTTTAAGTTTGTGGTCCTACCCTTGATGGGAAAGAAAAGGGGGAGGGGGTTGATGTATGGTTTAGTCTTCAATAACTGGTTTGTCTTGGGAGATTTAGCTTCTCTGTCAGGGGTTAATTCAAGTTTGATTTGGGATTAATGTATATGCAAACAAAAAGAAATTGTTGTTGGGATGAATCCTTACTTTGAGTGTCTCTCATTTCACTATTCGGAAACCCCTTTTTTCTGTAATTATTTGTAAAATGTAGTTATAGTGTTTGCTTTATCTATACTTGCTTGGGTGATGTTAAATTATGTGAAGAAATAGCTTTTGTAGGTGGGTGGTTTTGGCTAGTTGGCTTGTTTTGTAGTATTGGGAAATGGTTTTTGTTGTTGCAAAATTTTGTGATAATGTGTGATTTGCTTACTGTGGATTCAACCGGATCAGTGCATCTGTTTATTTGTTTAATTAAGTTAGCATGGGGGATCTATTATGGCACTGACTTGGATTGTTTTCCAGGTGTTTTTCTTCTTGGACTATGTAAGGCATTTGCTTGGTGATAAAAAGTTGTTCCAAGCATTTTTGAGGATCACCGTAACTGGTGCAGTCGGTGTTGGTGCCATTGCCTTGGGAGTGGGCACAGCAACTGGTTTTATTTCTCCATGGACTGGAAGGTTTTACTCCTTGCTTGATCCAACGTATGCTAAGGATCATATTCCAATTATTGCATCTGTCTCTGAGCATCAGCCTACTGCTTGGTCATCCTTCATGTTTGATTTCCATATCTTGTTGTTCCTTTTCCCTGCTGGGCTCTATTTTTGCTTCAAGCGCTTGACTGATGCCACAATCTTCATAGTTATGTATGGTCTTACAAGCATGTATTTTGCTGGTGTTATGGTTCGGTTAATTCTTGTCGCTACCCCTGCTGTATGCCTCATTAGTGCTATTGCGGTTTCTGCCACTGTGAAGAATTTGACTCAGGTGGTGAGGGCCAAAAGCCAGGCTGGTCAAAGTGGATCTAGTAAAGGAACTAGTACTACAAAAGGTTCTTCAAAGGTTAGATTTTTTGGAGTAATTAGTTGAGCAAAGGGCTTATCCAGACTTGTTTCATTCTACTCTTTTTATCTTTTGTCTCTCCTTTTTAATTGCTTGCTACTAGTACCAATAAATAGTGTGCCTATCTTTTGTGCCCACTTGTTGCATTTTAGTTATTATATAGGAAAGGTGAATTGGATTTTGCTTGATATTTTTCAATAATATTACTCACATGGATACTGCTGCCTGACATAAAGTTTGGTCATAGCCATGTTTTTCATGGTAATTGCCATGCCATATATACTGACTTCATTAGTTCATCTTTTATCAGCTACACTCTTGAACAATGCATTCGGATAGTGTTTTTGTCTCTTAATTTATGCAAGAAACCGTTTTCATgtcaaatattattttaaatggtGATGTAGCGATTTTAATACTTTATGATTACATATATACAGGGTGTAATTGATAATTCCCAGCCTTTCCAAAAGAACGGTGCTATGGCGTTACTTCTTGGTGCTTTTTATCTGCTCAGTAGATATGCTATTCACTGTACTTGGGTCACATCTGAGGCTTACTCATCTCCCTCAATTGTCTTGGCTGCAAGGGGTGCCCATGGCAACAGGGTCATCTTTGATGACTACCGTGAGGCTTACTTTTGGCTTCGACAGAATACACCACCAGATGCCAAGGTGATGTCATGGTGGGATTATGGTTATCAAATCACTGCCATGGGAAACAGAACAGTTATTGTTGACAATAACACTTGGAACAATACACACATAGCTACTGTTGGGCGTGCAATGTCATCTTATGAGGATGAGGCTTATGATATAATGAGATCGCTTGATGTTGACTATGTATTAGTCGTGTTTGGTGGTGTTACTGGTTATTCTTCTGATGATATTAATAAGTAAGGCTACCTAAACTAATGCACTTTACTTTTACATCCATTTTTACTTAATTCATGTACCCATTTCTTTATGTGAAATGATACTTAGTCAACCATTGCATACACAGCTTTGCCTTGCACAGGTAGCTCCATTCTAGTTGTTGAGAATATTATAGCTTTTTTAAGTGATGTGATTGTGAACTCTAACTTAGAGCCTTTTGTTTGGCACTCATGTGAGTGCAAGGGGTCTGTAGGTAGCATCACTCTTTCTCTATTTTTGGGATTgatcattttattttcaaaagctGGTGTATTATTCTTTAGTCTGTCCTTATCCTTTATTTGTTTCTTACCATCTCCTTTCATATCTCTTGTGCATACTATCTCTTCATATTCCTtagaaaatttttttttaataggaaACATCATCAAGTTGGTGCATATTGGCAGACTATTTTGATATAAATAGGAAAGGGAAAACTTGGGTCAAATATATTTGTCTCATGGTTTCTTCAGTAGTTTTTGTGTCTTGTGGCATGCAAAAATATATCCCCACGTTTCTAATTGCGTGATCTTTCCGTTGCTAAACTTTTTTCATTTACAAATATGTAAATCTTCTTGTCCTGGATATTGACGCTTCTGTTATCCCTCTGATTTTTTATTTCTCGATTGCTATCATTTGAATAAGTATTTCTCTGTTTTGCCTGCTTTAATGCTTCCAACATTTTTGTAAGAAATACCTACTTTTTGTGTAGATTTCTATGGATGGTGAGAATTGGTGGTGGAGTTTTTCCTGTAATAAAAGAACCTGATTACCTTGTCAATGGGGAGTATCGTGTGGATAAAGGAGCAGCTCCCAAGATGTTGAACTGTCTCATGTAAGTTTCTAGCGCTATTACTTGGGCTTGGTATTTAAGTTATTGTCGAAGTCGCAACAACTCTATATGCCTACAACTGTACCAGTGTTTGGGTTTGGAATAAAACTATTAACCAAAGTTGGCTGATATGATTTATGCGATAATAGGATGATATAGTTGAACTTTAACTCTTTAGGCCACTGACACTGAGGTTTAACTTTGTTATGTTAGAGTAATTTTCTGTTCTCAATGCATTTTGCATTACCATTTACTATACTGCTCGAGTATATTACTATGCACT from Lotus japonicus ecotype B-129 chromosome 2, LjGifu_v1.2 includes:
- the LOC130738617 gene encoding dolichyl-diphosphooligosaccharide--protein glycosyltransferase subunit STT3B codes for the protein MVATTTTSAKPASSPMDLLHSLSLPQSLKFKTKQQELLLRVTTLTLIYILAFITRLFSVLRYESMIHEFDPYFNYRTTLYLTRHGFSEFWNWFDSDSWYPLGRIIGGTLYPGLMLTAAALYKILHFLRFAVHIREVCVLTAPFFASNTAIVAYFFGKEIWDSGAGIVAAALIAICPGYISRSVAGSYDNEGVAIFALLLTFYLFVKAVNTGSLAWSLASAFGYFYMVSAWGGYVFIINLVPLYVLVLLVTGRYSLRLYVAYNCVYVLGMLLAMQIRFVGFQHVQSGEHMAAMGVFFLLQVFFFLDYVRHLLGDKKLFQAFLRITVTGAVGVGAIALGVGTATGFISPWTGRFYSLLDPTYAKDHIPIIASVSEHQPTAWSSFMFDFHILLFLFPAGLYFCFKRLTDATIFIVMYGLTSMYFAGVMVRLILVATPAVCLISAIAVSATVKNLTQVVRAKSQAGQSGSSKGTSTTKGSSKGVIDNSQPFQKNGAMALLLGAFYLLSRYAIHCTWVTSEAYSSPSIVLAARGAHGNRVIFDDYREAYFWLRQNTPPDAKVMSWWDYGYQITAMGNRTVIVDNNTWNNTHIATVGRAMSSYEDEAYDIMRSLDVDYVLVVFGGVTGYSSDDINKFLWMVRIGGGVFPVIKEPDYLVNGEYRVDKGAAPKMLNCLMYKLSYYRFGELTTEYGKPPGYDRARGVEIGNKDIKLEYLEEAFTTQNWIVRIYKVKPPKNRW